A region from the Triticum urartu cultivar G1812 chromosome 1, Tu2.1, whole genome shotgun sequence genome encodes:
- the LOC125522534 gene encoding disease resistance protein RGA2-like codes for MPIGEAVLSAFMQALFEKVIATAFGELKLPQDVAEELEKLSSSLSTIQAHVEDAEERQLKDKAARSWLAKLKDVAYEMDDLLDDYAAEALRSKQEGPSRDNHLSKVRSCFCCFWFNTCLFNHKILQDIKKVEEKLNRLVQEREIIGPNMIRATDRKELKERPQTSSIIDDSSVFGREEDKETIVKMLLDQNNSNHANLSILPIVGMGGLGKTTLTQLVYNDTRIKEHFQLRVWLCVSENFDQMKLTKETIESVASEFESTISWVSSVTTNMNLLQEDLSKKLKGKRFLLVLDDVWNEDPEKWGTYRRALLTGGKGSRIVVTTRNKNVGKLMGGMTPYYLNQLSDNDCWSLFRSYAFVDGNSNAHPNLEMIGMEIVKKLKGLPLAAKAIGSLLCSQDTEDDWKNVLRSEIWELPSDKNNILPALRLSYNHLPAILKRCFAFCSVFHKDYVFEKDKLVQIWMALGFIQPQRRRRMEEIGSSYFDELLSRSFFQHHKGGYVMHDAMHDLAQSVSIHEYLRLDDLPNNSSSARSARHLSFSCENRSETSFEAFLGFKRARTLLLLSGYKSMTRSVPSDLFLKLRYLHVLDLNRRDITELPDSIGSLKMLRYLNLSGTGIAMLPSSIGRLFSLQILKLKNCHQLDCLPQSITNLVNLRWLEARTELVTGIARIGKLTCLQQLDEFVVRTDKGYKISELKEMKEIRGHICIKNIECVASIEEAIGAFLSEKAFISILDLIWSDNRHIASEEANQDKRILEVLRPHHELNELTVKAFAGSSFPNWFGSLSHLQTLHLSDCTKCSTLPALGELPQLKYLDIGGFPAIIQISQDFSGTNGVNGFPALKELVFEDMSNFKRWASVQDGEFLPSLTELVVVDCPKITEFPLLPSMLVKLKVSETGFTILPEVHIPNSQFPSSLECLQIHQCPNLTSLQEGLLSQQLLALQQLTITQCLDLIDLPVEGFRSLSALKSLHIYDCPRLAPSGQHSLLPSKLEDLRISSCSNLINPLLQELNQLSSLTHLTTADCASLQSFPVKLPATLQKLEILDCINLIYLPAGLEDASCLTTITILKCPLIPCLPGRLTGSLKELYIKECPFLLESCQENSGRDWCNIAHVPIIEISDDTNITNKSTRRRLS; via the coding sequence ATGCCGATCGGAGAAGCTGTTCTGTCTGCCTTCATGCAGGCACTCTTCGAGAAAGTGATCGCTACCGCTTTTGGTGAGCTGAAATTACCTCAAGATGTAGCTGAGGAGCTGGAGAAACTATCCAGCAGTCTGTCAACCATCCAAGCTCACGTTGAAGATGCTGAGGAGCGGCAGCTGAAGGATAAGGCGGCACGAAGCTGGCTTGCCAAGCTCAAGGATGTTGCATATGAGATGGATGACTTGCTCGATGATTATGCAGCTGAGGCCCTTCGATCCAAACAAGAAGGCCCGTCCAGAGACAACCATTTGAGCAAGGTTAGAAGCTGTTTCTGTTGCTTTTGGTTCAACACCTGTTTATTCAACCACAAGATTCTGCAAGACATAAAGAAGGTGGAGGAGAAGCTCAATAGGCTTGTCCAGGAAAGAGAGATTATTGGTCCAAACATGATTCGTGCAACAGACAGGAAAGAGCTAAAAGAGAGGCCTCAGACAAGTTCAATAATCGATGACTCAAGTGTGTTTGGAAGAGAAGAAGATAAGGAGACCATTGTGAAGATGTTGCTTGATCAGAATAACTCCAACCATGCCAACCTTTCTATTCTTCCCATAGTGGGCATGGGTGGACTAGGGAAGACGACTCTAACACAGCTTGTGTACAATGATACAAGAATAAAGGAGCATTTCCAGTTAAGGGTCTGGCTGTGtgtttctgaaaattttgatcaGATGAAGCTTACCAAGGAAACCATTGAATCAGTTGCCAGCGAGTTTGAATCAACCATCAGTTGGGTCTCATCCGTCACGACCAACATGAACTTGCTCCAAGAAGACCTCTCAAAAAAGCTAAAAGGTAAAAGGTTTCTTCTAGTACTTGATGATGTATGGAATGAGGACCCTGAAAAGTGGGGTACATATCGCCGTGCTCTACTTACTGGAGGAAAGGGAAGCAGAATAGTAGTAACCACAAGGAACAAAAATGTGGGGAAACTAATGGGTGGGATGACTCCATACTATCTAAATCAGTTATCCGACAATGATTGCTGGTCTTTGTTCAGGAGCTATGCATTTGTGGATGGTAACTCCAATGCACACCCAAATTTGGAAATGATAGGCATGGAAATTGTGAAGAAGTTGAAAGGCTTACCACTGGCTGCAAAAGCAATAGGCAGCTTACTGTGTTCCCAGGATACTGAGGATGACTGGAAAAACGTATTAAGGAGTGAAATATGGGAACTGCCATCGGATAAGAACAATATATTACCAGCTCTGAGATTGAGTTACAATCATTTGCCTGCCATACTGAAGAGATGTTTTGCATTTTGCTCAGTCTTTCACAAAGACTATGTGTTTGAGAAAGACAAATTGGTCCAGATATGGATGGCCCTTGGATTTATTCAGCCTCAGCGGAGGAGAAGAATGGAAGAGATTGGAAGTAGCTATTTTGATGAATTACTAAGCAGGTCCTTCTTCCAACATCACAAAGGTGGATATGTGATGCATGATGCTATGCATGACCTAGCACAGTCGGTCTCAATTCATGAATATCTCAGACTGGATGACCTTCCAAACAACAGCAGCTCTGCAAGAAGTGCTAGGCACCTCTCATTCTCTTGTGAAAATAGAAGTGAGACTTCATTTGAAGCCTTTCTTGGATTTAAAAGAGCACGGACACTTCTACTGCTAAGTGGATATAAATCAATGACAAGGTCTGTCCCCAGTGATCTGTTCCTCAAGTTAAGGTACCTCCATGTACTCGATTTGAACCGGCGAGACATTACTGAGTTGCCAGATTCTATTGGAAGCTTAAAAATGCTTCGGTATTTGAATCTCTCGGGCACTGGTATAGCAATGTTGCCTTCGTCAATTGGTAGACTCTTCAGCTTGCAAATACTTAAGTTGAAAAACTGCCATCAATTAGATTGTCTCCCACAAAGCATAACCAATCTTGTAAATCTTCGATGGCTAGAAGCAAGAACAGAGTTGGTCACGGGCATAGCCAGAATAGGTAAATTAACCTGTCTTCAACAGTTGGATGAATTTGTGGTCCGTACAGACAAAGGATATAAGATCAGTGAATTGAAGGAAATGAAGGAGATTAGAGGGCATATTTGTATTAAGAATATCGAGTGTGTGGCTAGCATAGAGGAAGCAATTGGAGCTTTTCTAAGCGAGAAGGCGTTCATCAGCATCCTAGACCTTATCTGGTCCGATAACAGGCACATAGCATCAGAAGAAGCAAATCAAGACAAAAGGATACTTGAGGTTCTCCGGCCACATCATGAACTGAACGAGCTAACTGTCAAGGCATTTGCAGGCTCCTCCTTCCCAAATTGGTTTGGTAGTCTTTCCCACTTGCAAACCCTCCACCTGTCTGATTGTACAAAATGTTCGACTCTACCAGCACTGGGAGAGCTGCCTCAACTCAAGTATTTAGATATTGGTGGTTTTCCGGCCATTATTCAAATCAGCCAAGATTTTTCAGGTACCAATGGAGTTAATGGGTTTCCAGCACTGAAAGAGCTCGTATTCGAAGACATGAGTAATTTCAAAAGGTGGGCTTCTGTACAAGATGGTGAATTTCTTCCATCCCTCACAGAACTTGTAGTGGTGGACTGCCCGAAAATAACAGAGTTCCCACTACTCCCATCAATGCTAGTGAAGCTCAAAGTTTCTGAAACGGGGTTCACTATTCTTCCAGAAGTCCATATTCCAAACTCCCAGTTTCCATCGTCGTTAGAATGCTTACAGATTCATCAGTGCCCAAATCTCACATCCTTACAAGAAGGACTGCTTAGCCAGCAATTATTGGCTCTCCAGCAGTTAACCATCACTCAATGTTTAGACCTAATTGACCTGCCAGTTGAAGGATTCAGATCCCTGTCTGCTCTTAAGAGTCTTCACATCTATGACTGCCCAAGGCTGGCACCATCAGGACAGCATAGCTTGCTGCCCTCCAAGCTTGAAGACTTGCGCATCAGCTCATGCTCCAACCTTATCAACCCTCTTCTTCAAGAGCTTAATCAGCTCTCCTCGTTGACACATCTCACCACCGCTGATTGTGCTAGCCTTCAGTCTTTTCCAGTAAAGCTCCCTGCCACTCTGCAAAAACTGGAGATCCTCGATTGCATTAATCTGATCTACTTGCCTGCTGGTCTAGAAGATGCATCGTGCCTAACAACCATAACCATCTTGAAATGTCCTCTCATACCATGCTTGCCAGGGCGCCTTACAGGGTCATTGAAAGAACTGTACATCAAAGAATGCCCGTTTCTATTGGAGAGTTGCCAGGAAAACAGTGGAAGAGATTGGTGTAATATTGCTCATGTACCAATCATTGAGATCAGTGATGATACCAACATAACCAACAAGAGCACACGAAGAAGATTATCATGA